One window of the Ramlibacter henchirensis genome contains the following:
- a CDS encoding Bug family tripartite tricarboxylate transporter substrate binding protein — translation MTLIHRRAALALCAATLAPGAFAQAQDWAPSRPVRIIVPIVGSTNDVLARLVAPKLQEALGQPVVVENKPGAGGNIGADLVAKAQPDGHTLLVGYNGPLAINPTLFEKMPYDPVKDLQPLTLAVKSPQYLVVNANSGITSVQDLVAKAKAEPSRYSYASVAVGSASHLTMEMLKSAAGINITHVPYRGAGPAVTDLIAGNVHAAFFVPGNVQQFVKEGKLKLLASSGTKRFPSTPDVPTLAESGFKDFEATSWIGFLTAPNTPRPIVDRYNRELVKIINSPDTSARLREMEFEVIGSTPEQFSSWIRSEIGRWGQVIKATGAKAD, via the coding sequence ATGACCCTCATCCACCGCCGCGCGGCACTCGCGCTTTGCGCCGCAACCCTCGCCCCCGGCGCCTTCGCGCAGGCCCAGGACTGGGCGCCCAGCCGCCCCGTGCGCATCATCGTGCCCATCGTGGGCAGCACCAACGACGTGCTCGCGCGCCTCGTCGCGCCCAAGCTGCAGGAAGCGCTCGGCCAGCCCGTGGTGGTGGAGAACAAGCCCGGCGCCGGCGGCAACATCGGCGCGGACCTGGTGGCCAAGGCGCAGCCCGACGGCCACACGCTGCTGGTCGGCTACAACGGCCCGCTGGCGATCAACCCGACGCTGTTCGAGAAGATGCCCTACGACCCGGTGAAGGACCTGCAGCCGCTCACGCTGGCCGTGAAGTCGCCGCAGTACCTGGTGGTGAATGCGAACTCGGGCATCACGAGCGTGCAGGACCTGGTGGCCAAGGCCAAGGCCGAGCCCTCGCGCTATTCGTACGCATCGGTGGCGGTGGGCAGCGCGTCGCACCTGACGATGGAAATGCTCAAGTCGGCGGCGGGCATCAACATCACGCACGTCCCGTACCGCGGCGCCGGCCCGGCCGTCACCGACCTGATCGCCGGCAACGTGCACGCCGCCTTCTTCGTGCCGGGCAACGTGCAGCAGTTCGTCAAGGAAGGCAAGCTCAAGCTGCTGGCTTCCAGCGGCACGAAGCGCTTCCCGAGCACGCCCGATGTCCCGACGCTGGCCGAGTCCGGCTTCAAGGACTTCGAGGCCACCTCCTGGATCGGCTTCCTCACGGCGCCCAACACGCCCAGGCCGATCGTGGACCGCTACAACCGCGAGCTGGTGAAGATCATCAACTCCCCCGACACCTCGGCGCGGCTGCGGGAGATGGAATTCGAGGTGATCGGCAGCACGCCGGAGCAGTT